A window of Kiritimatiellia bacterium contains these coding sequences:
- a CDS encoding glutamine amidotransferase has translation MSGWPDIVLEHAVPTAVWASALAVIATVAVISAVRMLSLDRIGIALLAVRLAWLGVLGWCLLMPARRETLREEVRPRWIVLLDVSASMTNVATAEGTTRWHIARTALDGRWVREAARRWSVDVHPFAEDLRGRLDPADAARLHPDGTATRLRDALARIGALHRGQPVAGVLVLSDGLDTREPRDDWASGPWPFPIYTLEIETPAVVPTRPPDLRVDALDTPLRVVAGWNSRLTATISGEAPPDRAIAVRLYRNDQLLQEIPTQLGPGGGSRDVVFHLDNPAVGIVRYRVEVPPLEGETRTNDNTAAVTVQVVDAQNRLLYVEDVPRWESKYLIRALRAGSPVTPLAFVRGPDGRFLTYGGRGGMTLDLTPEQLAGFKTVVVGDLDMPALGEARARHLVDFVERGGRLVLLGGPKAWGRDGFESGPLRALLPFDRRGVAPPLEGSFEVAITDEGRAHPVFGGTDQFEGGLPPVLSVFPGAIAKPAAEVLAEARTSAGPHPLIVVHRYGQGKVAAILSESLWRWSLAPGETDLYRRFWNRLLDWLSPEQEQLAPFEVDLFAGTAMLHAGEPIRLCARVGGPDGAKAEVTCRIRTPDGRWLPFRMSSRPIETADGRTMPGFELIFTPEQPGAYQAVATAELNGRRADSPPYDFAVRTVGAEATGRPANLELLRRLAESSGGAMVRPDALDGAIAAVRGEGREEVRTVWRSLWNHWLALGALLALALLEWTIRRRANMA, from the coding sequence ATGAGCGGCTGGCCGGACATTGTGCTGGAGCACGCGGTGCCCACCGCGGTGTGGGCCAGCGCGCTGGCGGTGATCGCCACCGTCGCGGTGATCTCGGCGGTGCGGATGCTTTCGCTCGACCGAATCGGCATCGCGCTGCTGGCGGTACGACTGGCCTGGCTCGGCGTGCTGGGCTGGTGTCTGCTGATGCCGGCGCGGCGCGAAACGCTGCGGGAAGAAGTACGTCCGCGCTGGATCGTGCTGCTCGACGTGTCGGCGAGCATGACCAACGTGGCGACCGCCGAGGGCACCACGCGCTGGCACATCGCACGCACCGCGCTCGACGGCCGCTGGGTTCGCGAGGCCGCGCGACGCTGGTCGGTGGACGTTCATCCCTTTGCGGAGGACCTTCGCGGCCGGCTTGACCCCGCGGACGCCGCGCGTCTCCACCCCGACGGCACCGCCACCCGCCTGCGCGACGCGCTCGCACGCATCGGCGCGCTGCACCGGGGCCAGCCCGTCGCTGGCGTGTTGGTGCTCAGCGATGGCCTCGACACCCGCGAACCGCGCGACGACTGGGCCTCCGGGCCCTGGCCGTTCCCAATCTACACTCTCGAGATCGAAACGCCGGCCGTCGTGCCCACCCGCCCCCCCGACCTGCGAGTGGACGCGCTGGACACGCCGTTGCGCGTGGTCGCGGGCTGGAACAGCCGGCTCACCGCGACCATCTCCGGCGAAGCGCCACCCGATCGCGCGATCGCAGTGCGGCTGTACCGCAACGATCAGCTCCTGCAGGAGATCCCCACCCAGCTGGGCCCCGGCGGCGGCTCGCGCGACGTCGTCTTCCACCTCGACAACCCCGCGGTCGGAATCGTTCGCTACCGCGTCGAAGTGCCGCCGCTGGAGGGAGAGACGCGGACGAACGACAACACCGCCGCGGTCACCGTGCAGGTGGTCGACGCGCAGAACCGCCTGCTGTACGTCGAGGACGTGCCGCGCTGGGAGTCGAAGTACCTGATTCGCGCACTACGCGCGGGCAGCCCCGTGACGCCGCTGGCGTTCGTGCGCGGGCCGGACGGCCGTTTTCTCACCTACGGCGGCCGCGGCGGCATGACGCTGGATCTCACGCCCGAGCAGCTGGCCGGCTTCAAAACCGTGGTGGTCGGCGATCTGGACATGCCGGCGCTCGGTGAGGCGCGCGCTCGCCACCTCGTGGACTTCGTGGAACGTGGCGGCCGACTGGTGCTGCTGGGCGGCCCGAAGGCGTGGGGACGGGACGGCTTCGAATCCGGCCCGCTGCGCGCGCTGCTGCCGTTCGACCGCCGCGGTGTGGCGCCACCGCTGGAAGGCTCCTTCGAGGTCGCGATCACCGACGAGGGCCGCGCCCACCCGGTGTTCGGCGGCACGGACCAGTTTGAGGGAGGGTTGCCGCCGGTGCTCAGCGTGTTTCCGGGCGCGATCGCGAAGCCCGCCGCCGAGGTGCTGGCGGAGGCGCGGACTTCCGCCGGTCCACATCCCCTCATCGTCGTGCACCGCTACGGCCAGGGGAAGGTTGCGGCAATCCTCTCGGAATCGCTATGGCGGTGGTCCCTGGCACCGGGGGAGACGGATCTCTACCGGCGCTTTTGGAACCGGCTGCTCGACTGGCTTAGCCCGGAGCAGGAACAGTTGGCACCGTTCGAGGTGGATTTGTTCGCGGGCACCGCGATGCTCCACGCCGGCGAGCCGATCCGCCTCTGCGCGCGGGTCGGTGGCCCCGACGGCGCGAAGGCGGAGGTCACCTGCCGCATCCGCACCCCCGACGGCCGCTGGCTCCCATTCCGAATGTCCTCCCGCCCGATCGAAACCGCCGACGGCCGGACAATGCCGGGATTCGAGCTCATCTTCACACCGGAACAGCCGGGAGCCTATCAGGCCGTGGCAACCGCCGAACTCAACGGTCGGCGCGCGGACTCTCCACCGTACGACTTCGCCGTGCGAACGGTCGGCGCAGAGGCGACGGGCCGTCCCGCGAACCTCGAACTGTTGCGCAGGCTCGCCGAGTCCTCCGGCGGGGCCATGGTGCGGCCGGACGCCCTCGACGGGGCTATCGCGGCGGTGCGCGGCGAGGGACGCGAGGAAGTGCGCACGGTGTGGCGGTCGCTGTGGAACCACTGGCTGGCGCTCGGCGCACTGTTGGCGCTGGCGCTGCTGGAGTGGACCATCCGCCGCCGCGCGAACATGGCCTGA
- a CDS encoding BatA domain-containing protein, which translates to MQFVAQVAPHWAQAVLVAKYAPAAKGGPPALRGIRMWSFLQPTFLWAGLAAAIPLILHLLARRRSVRIRFPTVRFLRLAQHRSSRRIRMENFLLWLLRTLLIALLALGFALPVVRSGRFAALGAARRDVAIVWDVSASMTYESGGRSVWTDGREAVLEILRGLASGDRAAVILAAERAEPLVARPTADLAFVMDLVRRQSPRPTGSSLMPALRAAVQALAESGPREREYYIVTDGQARAWEEFAGTTNVTGGAWDPAPIEQRGTLIVALVGAASPHNAAPVHAQLQPGLLLEGRAGRLSVRVARSRAEDATPVTLEVNGRELARQILPAGAPAAETVFALPPLEPGRHALVVRTPPDGFSADDAFHLLLHVRDRVPVVCVGEESDLLFVRRALQPGGRESGMDVRLVRPAAWDSAALDRALCVLLVNAVPLPGPALVDLERYLRAGGVVAVFPGDRAAPADYANLSWLPAQPRAIEDIRPGQGRRTLRLRAPSDSLFEELRLPAGAVPTLALRRWLVPGPLAPDAETLIAMEGDAPFLLARPLDAGRALLFTVGADRDWSNLPLTPIFLPLLHEIARHGAQRVREPLWAVSAAELPLPTLGGTVPERLSGPDGVTVKVRAVRRGGRDVPLIEEPPWPGIYWTEMEGARRAVLAVNLPPVESDLAPVDPATIPDRLGVRRAQVARGREELARRIEEVRVGRPLGELVLWLALGVGTAEFLLANRVSRRTAARRMRWIVEPSGRVRSAAPG; encoded by the coding sequence ATGCAATTCGTCGCGCAGGTTGCGCCGCACTGGGCGCAAGCGGTATTGGTGGCGAAGTACGCGCCGGCGGCAAAGGGCGGTCCGCCAGCGCTGCGCGGCATCCGAATGTGGTCGTTTCTTCAGCCGACGTTTCTGTGGGCCGGCCTCGCGGCGGCGATCCCGCTGATTCTGCATCTATTGGCGCGGCGGCGATCGGTGCGCATCCGGTTCCCGACGGTCCGATTCCTTCGGCTCGCCCAGCATCGCTCGTCGCGGCGGATCCGAATGGAGAACTTCCTGCTCTGGCTGCTGCGCACGCTGCTGATCGCGCTGCTCGCGCTCGGTTTCGCGCTGCCGGTGGTCCGCAGCGGCCGCTTCGCGGCGCTCGGCGCCGCGCGGCGCGACGTCGCAATCGTCTGGGACGTTTCGGCGAGCATGACCTACGAGAGCGGGGGCCGCAGCGTCTGGACGGACGGGCGCGAGGCGGTGCTGGAGATCCTGCGGGGGCTGGCCAGCGGTGACCGAGCCGCGGTGATTCTCGCGGCGGAACGAGCCGAGCCGCTGGTCGCGCGCCCGACCGCGGACCTCGCCTTCGTGATGGATCTCGTGCGGCGCCAGTCGCCGCGCCCGACCGGCTCCTCGCTGATGCCCGCGCTTCGCGCCGCGGTGCAGGCGTTGGCGGAGTCCGGGCCGCGGGAGCGGGAGTACTACATCGTCACGGATGGCCAGGCGCGCGCATGGGAGGAGTTCGCCGGCACAACGAACGTCACGGGCGGCGCATGGGACCCGGCGCCGATCGAGCAGCGCGGCACGCTGATCGTCGCGCTGGTCGGCGCCGCCTCACCCCACAACGCGGCACCGGTCCATGCGCAGCTGCAACCCGGCCTGCTGCTGGAAGGGCGGGCCGGGCGGTTGTCGGTGCGCGTGGCGCGTTCGCGCGCGGAGGACGCGACGCCGGTGACGCTCGAGGTTAACGGCCGCGAACTCGCCCGGCAAATTCTGCCCGCTGGCGCTCCCGCGGCGGAAACAGTCTTTGCGTTGCCGCCGCTCGAACCGGGCCGTCACGCGCTGGTTGTTCGCACGCCGCCGGACGGTTTCTCCGCGGACGACGCGTTTCATCTGCTGCTCCACGTCCGCGACCGTGTACCGGTTGTCTGCGTCGGAGAGGAGAGCGATCTGCTCTTTGTGCGCCGCGCGCTGCAGCCGGGTGGCCGCGAGTCGGGAATGGATGTGCGCCTGGTGCGGCCGGCGGCGTGGGACAGCGCCGCCTTGGATCGCGCGCTGTGCGTGCTGCTCGTCAACGCGGTGCCGTTGCCCGGCCCGGCGCTGGTGGATCTGGAGCGATATCTGCGCGCGGGGGGGGTCGTCGCGGTGTTTCCCGGCGATCGCGCCGCCCCCGCCGACTACGCAAACCTCAGCTGGCTGCCGGCGCAGCCCCGCGCCATCGAGGACATCCGCCCCGGACAGGGGCGGCGCACGCTGCGGTTGCGGGCGCCATCGGATTCGCTCTTTGAGGAACTGCGCCTGCCCGCCGGCGCAGTGCCGACCCTCGCGTTGCGTCGGTGGCTGGTGCCCGGCCCGCTCGCGCCCGACGCGGAGACCCTGATCGCGATGGAGGGCGACGCGCCCTTTCTGCTGGCCCGCCCGCTGGATGCCGGCCGCGCGCTGCTGTTTACCGTTGGCGCCGATCGCGACTGGAGCAACCTGCCGCTGACGCCCATCTTTCTGCCGCTGCTGCATGAAATCGCTCGACACGGCGCGCAGCGCGTCCGTGAGCCGCTTTGGGCGGTCTCTGCGGCGGAGCTGCCGCTGCCCACCCTCGGCGGGACGGTGCCGGAGCGGCTGTCGGGGCCGGACGGCGTCACGGTCAAGGTGCGGGCGGTCCGCCGCGGCGGCCGCGACGTTCCGCTCATCGAGGAGCCGCCCTGGCCCGGCATCTACTGGACGGAGATGGAGGGTGCGCGGCGCGCCGTACTCGCGGTGAATCTGCCGCCGGTCGAGTCCGATCTGGCGCCGGTGGACCCCGCGACGATCCCCGACCGCCTCGGCGTGCGCCGGGCGCAGGTGGCGCGCGGGCGGGAGGAACTGGCGCGCCGGATCGAGGAGGTGCGGGTAGGCCGGCCGCTGGGCGAGCTGGTGCTGTGGCTGGCACTCGGGGTTGGCACCGCCGAGTTTCTGCTCGCCAATCGGGTGAGCCGCCGCACCGCGGCGCGGCGAATGAGGTGGATCGTCGAGCCCTCGGGGCGTGTGCGGAGCGCGGCGCCCGGATGA
- the ruvB gene encoding Holliday junction branch migration DNA helicase RuvB encodes MPGSSQPPVSRALNRPDREFDLKLRPSRFADFVGQARVRERLELMVEAARGRGDVLDHVLLCGPPGLGKTTLAYILGEAMGVNVRASSGPVIDKPGDLAGLLTNLERGDILFIDEIHRMQKAVEEYLYSAMEDFVIDIMIDQGPHARSVRLNLQKFTLVGATTRSGLLTAPLRTRFGMTARLDYYTAEDLARILERSARILNVDIEPEGALEIARRSRGTPRIANNLLRWVRDYAQVKAGNRITRDVAAAALAMLNVDERGLDEMDKRILETVIHKFGGGPVGINTLAVSVGDEPGTIEEVYEPYLILEGYLQRTPQGRIATERAYEAIGAVPPSARQGRLF; translated from the coding sequence ATGCCGGGCTCCTCCCAGCCACCGGTCAGCCGGGCACTGAACCGGCCGGACCGCGAGTTCGACCTGAAGCTGCGGCCGAGCCGTTTCGCGGACTTCGTCGGCCAAGCGCGGGTGCGCGAGCGGCTTGAGCTGATGGTCGAGGCGGCGCGCGGCCGCGGTGATGTGCTCGACCACGTGCTGCTCTGCGGGCCGCCGGGACTGGGCAAGACGACGCTCGCCTACATCCTCGGCGAGGCGATGGGCGTGAACGTCCGCGCCAGTTCCGGACCGGTGATCGACAAGCCGGGCGACCTCGCCGGCCTGCTGACGAACCTCGAGCGGGGCGACATTCTGTTCATCGACGAAATCCATCGCATGCAGAAGGCGGTCGAGGAGTACCTCTACTCCGCGATGGAGGACTTCGTGATCGACATCATGATCGACCAGGGGCCGCACGCGCGCTCGGTGCGGCTGAATCTTCAAAAGTTCACGTTGGTTGGCGCGACCACGCGCAGCGGCCTGCTCACCGCGCCGCTGCGCACGCGGTTCGGCATGACCGCTCGGCTGGACTACTACACCGCGGAGGACCTCGCCCGGATTCTGGAGCGTTCGGCGAGGATTCTGAACGTGGACATCGAGCCGGAGGGCGCGCTCGAGATTGCGCGCCGCTCGCGCGGTACGCCGAGGATCGCGAACAACCTGCTGCGCTGGGTTCGGGACTACGCGCAGGTGAAGGCTGGCAACCGGATCACCCGGGACGTCGCCGCTGCGGCGCTGGCGATGCTGAACGTGGACGAACGCGGACTGGACGAAATGGACAAGCGGATTCTCGAGACAGTGATCCACAAGTTTGGTGGCGGGCCGGTTGGCATCAACACGCTGGCGGTCTCGGTGGGCGACGAGCCCGGCACGATCGAGGAAGTGTACGAGCCCTATCTGATTTTGGAGGGCTATCTTCAGCGCACACCGCAGGGGCGCATCGCCACCGAGCGCGCGTACGAGGCGATCGGGGCGGTGCCGCCCTCCGCACGTCAGGGCCGGCTGTTTTGA
- a CDS encoding MFS transporter: MEARPLPTAPPPGEPARSLRISIWEGCSSALFGALSGEALVIAFLLALGASDLHLGLYSALGTLATAGGLLGARATGALGRWKPLVIGPSVASRLCPALAAALPWVPISASARLWTFLALMFISSLLVNFAANPWISWMAALVPPDRRGRYFALRNAIVNGVGMAATYAVGWLATEVRRRGADGAAAVAPFFVASAVFALLTTWLYTRQWEPPGRVEAPLPMHQMWAAAWAAPAFRRLIVFSAAWALVCGIAAPFFAPHMQRQLQMPLRTVAVYSILAGLTGIAAQPLWGRAADRAGHRPTLVITAAAVAGLPLLWLLAAPGRLWPIWLDAVLTGIAWPGFNLAHFNLALAVAPERHRTACLAVRGLVTGVVQSIAALTGGALAHAIGTACWEWGPFQWVNHHALFVVSSMGRFALLPLAARLPEPGAWPAAALARLALTRATRLFADGLASGWTFVRPRRRAAGGELPATRRSAPWDEAGK; the protein is encoded by the coding sequence ATGGAGGCCCGCCCATTGCCCACCGCGCCGCCACCCGGTGAACCGGCGCGCAGTCTACGCATCTCGATCTGGGAGGGCTGTTCCTCGGCGCTTTTCGGTGCGCTGAGCGGCGAGGCGCTGGTGATCGCGTTTCTGCTGGCGCTGGGGGCCAGCGATCTGCATCTCGGTCTCTATTCCGCGCTCGGCACGCTGGCGACCGCCGGCGGGTTGCTGGGCGCCCGCGCGACCGGCGCGCTCGGCCGATGGAAACCCCTGGTGATCGGTCCCTCCGTGGCCAGCCGGTTATGTCCGGCGCTGGCCGCGGCGCTGCCGTGGGTGCCGATCAGCGCAAGCGCTCGGCTCTGGACGTTTCTGGCGCTGATGTTCATCTCGAGTCTGCTGGTGAACTTCGCCGCAAACCCGTGGATTTCCTGGATGGCCGCGCTGGTTCCGCCGGACCGCCGGGGCCGCTACTTTGCTCTCCGCAACGCGATCGTGAACGGCGTCGGCATGGCCGCCACCTATGCGGTCGGCTGGCTGGCGACGGAGGTGCGGCGCCGGGGAGCGGATGGCGCGGCCGCGGTGGCGCCGTTCTTCGTCGCGTCGGCAGTGTTCGCGCTGTTGACCACCTGGCTCTACACGCGCCAGTGGGAACCGCCGGGGCGCGTCGAGGCGCCGCTGCCGATGCATCAGATGTGGGCTGCGGCCTGGGCTGCGCCGGCATTCCGCCGTCTGATCGTGTTCTCCGCCGCCTGGGCACTGGTCTGCGGCATCGCGGCGCCCTTCTTCGCGCCGCACATGCAGCGTCAGCTGCAAATGCCGCTGCGCACAGTTGCGGTCTATTCGATTCTGGCGGGGCTGACCGGTATTGCCGCTCAGCCGCTGTGGGGGCGCGCGGCCGACCGGGCGGGGCATCGGCCGACGCTCGTGATCACCGCCGCCGCGGTCGCCGGACTGCCACTGTTGTGGTTGCTGGCTGCGCCCGGACGGCTCTGGCCGATCTGGCTGGATGCGGTGCTCACCGGTATCGCATGGCCGGGCTTCAATCTGGCACACTTCAATCTTGCGCTCGCGGTGGCTCCGGAACGCCATCGAACCGCGTGCTTGGCGGTGCGCGGCCTCGTCACGGGCGTGGTGCAGTCCATCGCCGCGCTCACCGGTGGTGCGCTCGCGCATGCGATCGGCACGGCCTGCTGGGAGTGGGGGCCGTTCCAATGGGTGAACCATCACGCGCTGTTCGTCGTCTCGAGCATGGGGCGCTTTGCTCTGTTGCCGCTGGCGGCGCGGCTGCCGGAGCCGGGGGCTTGGCCTGCCGCCGCACTTGCTCGGCTCGCGCTGACGCGCGCGACGCGCCTGTTCGCCGACGGGCTCGCGTCGGGGTGGACATTTGTGCGGCCGCGCCGGCGCGCAGCGGGTGGGGAGCTGCCAGCGACACGACGGAGTGCCCCCTGGGACGAAGCGGGCAAGTGA
- a CDS encoding sulfatase-like hydrolase/transferase, with product MRTLREELARRRAAVGAKMPSPDPAFNSARPRGRAASRPVQREGAPQPNFVLINVDDLGWAEIGPFGAEYPMQHLDRKAREGRLLRSPDATPVCSPSRAP from the coding sequence GTGCGGACGCTGCGCGAGGAGCTTGCGCGCCGGCGTGCGGCGGTCGGGGCGAAAATGCCCAGCCCCGATCCTGCGTTCAACTCCGCCCGGCCAAGGGGCCGCGCGGCGTCTCGGCCGGTGCAGAGGGAAGGTGCCCCCCAACCCAACTTTGTGTTGATCAATGTCGACGATCTGGGCTGGGCGGAGATCGGGCCGTTCGGCGCCGAGTATCCGATGCAGCATCTCGATCGCAAGGCTCGCGAGGGGCGGCTGCTGCGTTCGCCCGATGCCACACCGGTTTGCTCGCCGTCTCGTGCCCCCTGA
- a CDS encoding sulfatase-like hydrolase/transferase — translation MVGDWVLEVAENTDQILGELRSRGLAARTLVIFNGDHGGAPEHGSPNGPLRGGKGSMWEGGMHVPTIAWWPGRILAGTRADPISTMMDILPTSARLAGATLPAWRRMDGVDIGPVLRGGTVASA, via the coding sequence TTGGTCGGTGACTGGGTGCTGGAAGTGGCCGAGAACACCGACCAAATTCTCGGCGAGCTGCGATCGCGCGGGCTGGCCGCGCGCACTCTCGTCATTTTCAACGGCGACCACGGTGGTGCGCCGGAGCACGGTTCACCCAACGGCCCGCTGCGTGGGGGCAAGGGCAGCATGTGGGAGGGAGGCATGCACGTGCCGACGATCGCATGGTGGCCGGGCCGCATCCTCGCCGGCACGCGCGCCGACCCGATCTCGACGATGATGGACATCCTGCCGACCTCCGCGCGGCTGGCGGGCGCGACACTGCCGGCTTGGCGCCGGATGGACGGTGTGGACATCGGGCCGGTGTTGCGGGGTGGAACTGTCGCCTCCGCGTAG
- a CDS encoding outer membrane beta-barrel protein — protein sequence MKRMSGWGVVAAVMAAGAIAMAAEGERPFHVESYLRLGYDDNVTYAEQNKIDTFFIREELALSFDKTYETGFLGLRYRPALDWYEDLGRDSETEWTHAVDVNWLQMLGRRLSLAVAETFIQYDRSEVVDSDGVLRQPNYGYIYNTAAGTLTALLTPTLRLSGSLRHQLFRYDDQLIADREDYDIWAYGASLGTQLGKATTVYVDGTIEDIAYEGSGKTQTVVMPGYNRQIVDQIPNRDAVTYNVGLGVERVFSPNLLGRVRGGYTYKDMEAANQSDDDSPYGEAQVTIIPVPTTRLTLSAAYSLYQSGLQTFANQTRTTFSASLAHDLTSRITLSLLGAYYQSDYDAEDSVNLVPVAEVQDGTETSSSLGVRVSYRLDRNNWIDLGYSYSNFDSDFRLAEGVDRNRYDVAWKIRL from the coding sequence ATGAAGCGGATGAGCGGGTGGGGAGTTGTCGCGGCAGTTATGGCGGCCGGCGCGATCGCGATGGCGGCGGAGGGGGAACGTCCCTTCCATGTGGAGAGTTATCTGCGCTTGGGCTACGACGACAACGTCACCTACGCGGAGCAGAACAAGATTGACACGTTCTTCATCCGCGAAGAGCTGGCGCTGTCGTTCGACAAGACGTACGAGACCGGCTTCTTGGGGCTGCGCTATCGGCCGGCACTCGATTGGTATGAGGACCTCGGTCGGGACTCGGAAACCGAGTGGACGCATGCGGTGGACGTCAACTGGCTGCAGATGCTCGGCCGCCGGCTCTCGCTGGCCGTCGCCGAGACGTTCATCCAGTATGACCGCTCGGAAGTGGTGGACAGCGACGGTGTGCTGCGCCAGCCCAACTACGGGTACATCTACAACACGGCGGCCGGTACACTGACCGCGTTGCTGACGCCGACGTTGCGGCTGAGCGGCTCCCTGCGCCACCAGCTCTTCCGGTATGACGATCAGCTGATCGCCGACCGCGAGGACTATGACATTTGGGCGTACGGTGCGTCGCTGGGTACGCAGCTGGGCAAGGCGACGACCGTTTATGTGGACGGCACGATCGAAGACATCGCCTACGAGGGGTCTGGCAAAACGCAGACGGTGGTGATGCCGGGCTACAACCGCCAGATCGTGGACCAGATTCCGAACCGCGACGCGGTCACGTACAACGTGGGGCTGGGTGTGGAGCGGGTGTTTAGCCCGAATTTGCTCGGCCGGGTGCGCGGTGGGTATACGTACAAGGACATGGAGGCCGCCAACCAGAGCGATGATGATTCGCCGTACGGCGAAGCGCAGGTGACGATCATCCCGGTGCCGACCACACGCCTGACTCTGTCGGCGGCATATTCGTTGTATCAGTCGGGTCTGCAGACCTTCGCGAACCAGACCCGCACGACGTTCTCCGCGAGCCTCGCACACGATCTGACTTCGCGCATCACGCTCTCGCTGCTGGGCGCGTACTATCAGTCGGACTACGATGCCGAGGACTCGGTGAATCTGGTGCCGGTCGCCGAGGTGCAGGACGGCACCGAGACGAGCTCCTCGCTCGGCGTTCGGGTGAGCTACCGGCTGGATCGGAACAACTGGATCGACCTCGGCTACTCGTACAGCAACTTTGACTCCGACTTCCGGCTGGCCGAGGGTGTGGACCGGAATCGGTACGACGTGGCGTGGAAAATCCGGCTGTAA